Below is a genomic region from Longimicrobium sp..
TCCGCGTCGCGTGGTTCTACGGCGTCGCGCCTCAAGGTTCTCGCACGCTGCCGCGCCCGGGCTTCGTGCCGGCCGCGGCTGGATCCTTCGGCCCGCACGGGATCGGTATACGTGAGAGTGTGGTGTGGCTTGGCCTCAGGATGACAGGCTTGGGTGTGTCAGACGGTATGTGCCGGGGTGCGTCGCTTAGCACGACGCGAGCCCCCATCACTCCCGCGGGGCGTCCTCCGCACCCTCCGGGGGCAGCAGCGGCGTGACCGCGCACTCCGACACGCCGTGCCCCTCCACCGCCGTCACCTCGAACCGCACGTCGTCGTACTCCACCACGTCGCCCGCCAGCGGGGGCCGGTCCAGCAGCGACAGCACCAGCCCGCTCACCGTATCCACCTCGTCGTGCTCCAGCACCAGCCCCAGCTCCTCGCCCACCTGGCTGATGCGAACCGTACCCGCCACCAGCAGCCGCCCATCCAGCGCCCGGTGGATCTCGGGGCGGGCCACCCACCCCTCCTCGATCTCGCCGACCACTTCCTCGAACAGGTCCTCGATGGTGATGACCCCCGCGGTGCCGCCATGCTCGTCCATCACCACGGCCATCTGCGAGTTCACCCGCCGCATCGCCGCCAGCACCGTGTCCATCTCCGCCGTTTCGGGGATGTACGGCACCTCGCGCACTTCCGAGGGCCGCAGCGCGCGGCGGTTGGGCATCCGCCGCAGAATGTCCTTGATGTGCACCACGCCCGTGATGTGGTCCAGGCTCCCCTCGTACACCGGGTAGCGGGTGTGCGGGCTGGAGCGCAGGATGTCGAGCATCTCGTCGGCGGTGGCGCCCGCGGGGATTCCGACGACGTGCACCCGGGGGATCATCACCTCGCCCGCCGTCAGGTCGCCGAACTCCAACAGCTCCTGCAGCACGTCGGCCGATTCCTGGCGCAGCATTCCGCCCGCCTGGCTTTCGCGCACGATGAACTGCAGCTCCTCCGGCGTGCGGTAATGCTCGCCCGAGGCCACGTAGCGGTTGATCCCCGCCAGCCGCAGCACCGCGTTGCCGAGCGCGTTCAGCCCGATGACCAGCGGATACAGGATCTTCTGCACGACCAGCACCGGCGGCGTCACCCACACCGCCGCCTTGTCGGCCTGCTGCAGCGCGATGGACTTGGGGATCATCTCCCCGACCACGATGTGGAAGTACGTCAGCAGGGCCACCGCCAGGACGCTGGCCAGGGTGTGGGCGCCCGCCTCGCGCAGCGGCCCCAGCCCCACCAGCCAGTGCCCGATCCACTCCGCCAGCACGTGCTCGCCGTACATGCCCAGCCCCAGCGAAGCCACCGTGATGCCCAGCTGTGCCGTGGCGATGTAGCGGTCCTGCCGCCGCGGGTCCTTGAGGATGTTGCTGACGATGCGCGCCGCGGCGTCGCCCTCGGCCGCGCGGCGCTCGATGCTGGCCCGCGGCGCGCCCACGATGGCGAACTCGGCGGCCACGAACAGCGCGTTCAGCAGGATCAGCACGGTGATGATGACGAGGGGGACCACCTTATCCATCCGCAGCCTCCCCGCCGCCGTCCCCCGTCCGGCGCCCGCCCGCCGGCAGGGCCAGGATGGCCTGCACCGCGTGCCCGGAGATGGCCTCGACCTCCACCTGCACCCCGTCGATCTCCAGCCGCTCGCCCGCCTCGGGAACGTGCCCCAGCTCCTCCATCACCCGCCCGCCCACCGTGTCGGCCTCGCCCTCCCACAGGATGCCCAGCCAGGGCTCGGCCTCGTCCAGCCGCATCCACCCGGGAATGCGCACGCGGCCGTCGTCCAGCCGCTCGGGGCCGGGCTCGTCGTGGGTGCGGAACTCGTCGGCCACCTCGCCCATCACCTCGGTCAGCACGTCGTCGAGCGTCACCAGCCCCGCCACGCCGCCGAACTCGTCCATGACGATGGCCACATGGCTGCGCCGCTCGCGCATCAGCGTCAGCAGGCGGTCGGCGGTGACGCTTTCGTGCACCATCAGGATGGGGCGCATCAATTGGCGGAGGCTGGGCACCCGGCCGGCCTCCAGGTATCCCCGGAACAGGTCCTTGGTGTGGAGCAGCCCCTCGACGTGGTCGATGTCGCCACGGTAGACGGGCAGGCGCGTGTACGGCGTTTCCACCATCTTGCGCAGCACCTCGTCCACGGGCGTCTCGATCTCCACGCCCACGATCTCCTGCCGCGGCACCATCAGGTGGCGCGCGGGGCGGATGCCCAGCTGCAGGGCGCGACGCAGGCGGCGGTGCTCGTCGGGCTCCAGCAGCCCGCCGTCGCGGCTTTCGGCGATCAGCAGGTCGATCTCTTCGGGCGAGTGGATGTGGCGGTGGCCGACGGGGGATACGCCCATGGCCCGCAGCGCCAGCGCGCCGCTGCCGTTCAGGAAGCCGATGAAGAACGAGAACGCGCCCAGTGACCATTTCATGGGCAGCGACGTCTTGAGCGCGACCTGCGTGGGAAACTGCAGCGCC
It encodes:
- a CDS encoding hemolysin family protein; amino-acid sequence: MDKVVPLVIITVLILLNALFVAAEFAIVGAPRASIERRAAEGDAAARIVSNILKDPRRQDRYIATAQLGITVASLGLGMYGEHVLAEWIGHWLVGLGPLREAGAHTLASVLAVALLTYFHIVVGEMIPKSIALQQADKAAVWVTPPVLVVQKILYPLVIGLNALGNAVLRLAGINRYVASGEHYRTPEELQFIVRESQAGGMLRQESADVLQELLEFGDLTAGEVMIPRVHVVGIPAGATADEMLDILRSSPHTRYPVYEGSLDHITGVVHIKDILRRMPNRRALRPSEVREVPYIPETAEMDTVLAAMRRVNSQMAVVMDEHGGTAGVITIEDLFEEVVGEIEEGWVARPEIHRALDGRLLVAGTVRISQVGEELGLVLEHDEVDTVSGLVLSLLDRPPLAGDVVEYDDVRFEVTAVEGHGVSECAVTPLLPPEGAEDAPRE
- a CDS encoding hemolysin family protein, with the protein product MVLSILIILALIALTALYVAAEFAAVSVRRSRIRQRAEQGDVSAIRLLPYLDDPAALDHYIAACQIGITLTSLIIGAYGQATLAGPLAGLFQRLWGMERPAALSTAAGVILVVLTVLAMVLSELVPKSLALQFPTQVALKTSLPMKWSLGAFSFFIGFLNGSGALALRAMGVSPVGHRHIHSPEEIDLLIAESRDGGLLEPDEHRRLRRALQLGIRPARHLMVPRQEIVGVEIETPVDEVLRKMVETPYTRLPVYRGDIDHVEGLLHTKDLFRGYLEAGRVPSLRQLMRPILMVHESVTADRLLTLMRERRSHVAIVMDEFGGVAGLVTLDDVLTEVMGEVADEFRTHDEPGPERLDDGRVRIPGWMRLDEAEPWLGILWEGEADTVGGRVMEELGHVPEAGERLEIDGVQVEVEAISGHAVQAILALPAGGRRTGDGGGEAADG